In Pseudoxanthomonas sp. SE1, the genomic stretch GGCACACGCCGGGCAACGCCGCCACGCCGGGCAGTGCCACCACGTCCAACGTGATCGACGGCATCGCGATCAATGCAGGTCAGGCGGCCACCGGTTACCTGTTCGGCGAACTCGCCAATGCCGTCATCAGCGGCACGGTCTATCTGGACCGCAACGACAACGGCGACCAGGACGGTGGCGAACCCGGCATCCCCGGCGTCACCGTGGTCATCGAAGGCGCCGGCCCGGATGGCGTGTTCGGCACCGGCGACGATCTGCCGCCGGTCACGCTGACCACCGATGCGAACGGTGGCTACAGCTACGGCGGTGCGATCACGGGCCAGAACTACCGCATCGTCGAGACGCAGCCCACCGGGCTGGCCGATGGGCAGGAGAACTCGTCCAACACCATCACGCTGACCAACCTGCCGGCCGCCGGTTCCAGCGGCAACGACTTCGGCGAACTGGCCGCATCGCTGTCCGGCAGTGTGTGGCTGGATGCCAACAACAACGGCGTGCGTGACGCGGGTGAGAACGGCATCGCCGGGGTCAGCGTCGGCCTGCCTGCCGGCACGCTGGATGCGCTGGGCAATGCCGTCGCCGCCGCCGTGACCGACGCCAATGGCGCGTACCGCTTCGGGGATCTGCTGGCCGGCACCTATGCGGTGACCGAGCAGGCGGCGCAGCCTGTCGTGGGCGGTGTCACCACGCTCAATGGCATCACGGTGGCCGGCAATGTCGGCGGCAGCAGCAGCGGCACCGCCACGCCCGTGGCGACCCTGCCCAGCGCCATCACAGGCATCGTCCTGCCCGCGGGCGGCGATTCGGTGCAGAACGACTTCGGTGAAACGCTGGGCGTGTCGCTGTCCGGGCGCGTGTTCTTCGATGCCGACAACGACGGCGTGCAGTCGGGCGCGGCCGAAACCGGCATCGACGGTGTGACCCTCACCCTGACCGGCACCGATGACACCGGCGCGTCGGTGTCGGTGACCACGACCACCGATGCGAACGGCGACTATGCCTTCGACGGCCTGCGTCCTGGCACCTACACGGTGACCGAGCCGCAGCAGCCCACCGGCACCAGCAACGGCCAGACCGTCGCGGGCACCGTCGGCGGCACGTCGACCGGCACCGCCACACCGATCACCACCGTGCCCAGCGCGATCAGCGCCATCGACCTGACCACGCCGGGCAGCGCATCGGTCGACAACCTGTTCGGCGAGATTCCGTTGAACAGCGCGATCAGCGGGCGCGTGTGGGAAGACACCGACAACGACGGCGTCATCGACCCGTCCGAGCAGGGCATCGGCAACGTGGTCGTGCGCCTGACCGGCATCGACCTGGCCGGCAACACCATCACCCGCGACGTGACCACGCAGCCGGATGGCAGTTATGCCTTCACCGAGTTGCCGCCGGGCACGTACACCCTCACCGAGCCCGACCAGCCGGCCGGCACGCTCAACGGCACCACCGTGCCCGGCACGGGGGGCGGCACCGCCACGCCGCCGACCAATACACCGTCGGTGATCAGCGCTGTCGTGCTGGGCGTGGGCGAGGAAGCCAGCGGCAACAACTTCGGTGAAGTGCCTTCCGGCAGCATCGCCGGCCGCGTCTACAACGACGGCAACAACAACGGCGTGATCGATGCCGGCGAAGGCGGCTTCCCCAACGTGCAGGTCGTGCTGACCGGCACCAATGAGCTGGGCGAAACGGTCGACGTCACCGTCACGACCGACAGCGAAGGCCGCTACCGCTTCGACGACCTGCGTCCGGGCACCTACACGGTGACCGAGCCCACCCAGCCGGCGGAGACCCTCAACGGCATCACCACGCCGGGCACCCTCGATGGCACGTCGGTGGGCGTCGCCACGCCGGTGAGCACCACGCCGTCGGCCATCAGCGGCATCGTGCTGCCGCCGGGCGGCGATTCCATCGACAACAACTTCGGCGAGATCGGCGATTCGCCGGACCTGGTGGTCAGCAAGACCGCCACGCCCACCACGTTCACCGTCAACAACCCGGGCAGCTACACCATCCGTGTGCGCAACATCGGCCAGCAGCCGAGCGCGGGTGAATACGTGGTGGAAGACCGCCTGCCGGCCGGCCTCACGCTGGCGGCCACGCCGACCGGCAATGGCTGGACCTGCACCGGCGCGTCCGGCGACAACCGCTTCCGCTGCAGCAGCAGTGCGGTAATCGCGGCGGGTGCCACGCTGGCCGATACCATCGTCGCGCAGGTCCGCGTGGATGCGTCGGCGGCGACCGGTTCGCCGGTCAACAACGCCGTGCTGGTGGAAGGCGGCGGCGAGAACGAGTTCCGCACGCCGACCACCGATGAGCGCGCCGACTTCGAAAGCAATCCGGCCGATCTGCCGGTGTGCGATCCGGCGATCACGCAGAACGCGTGCCGCCTGCCCACCGCCGTGCAGTTGTCCGCGTCGGTGTCGGGCACGGTGTGGTTCGACCAGGGCAGCGAGTTCGGCCTGATCGACGGCGGCGACCGTCGCCTGTCCGGCTGGGTGGTGGAAGTGGTGAACGACAGCGGCCAGGTGGTCGGCACGGCGACCACGGGCGCGGACGGTACGTACTCGATCGCCGACCAGGTGCCGGGCATCCCGCTGGCCATCCGTTTCCGCGACCCGGCGACGGGCGTGGTCTGGGGCCTGCCGGTCAGTGGCGAAACCGTCACCGGTCCGCCGGTGCCGTGCGATGCGGGCAGTGCCGTCGCCAACGGCACGGCCAGTTCGTGCCGCAGCAGCGACAACGGCTCAACGCATCTGGCGGTGGTGCTGGCACCGGGTGCCAACCTGCCGCAGCAGAGCCTGCCGCTGAACCCTGGTGGCGTGGTGTACGACGCGACCACGCGCACGCCGGTGCCCGGCTCACGCGTGACGCTGACGCCGGTAGGCACCTGCGCGGGTTACACGCCGGAACAGCACGTGCTGAACGCCGCGCTGGGCGGTTACACCGTGCAGGGCACGTCGGTGTCGATGACGGTCGGTGTGGAAGGCTTCTACCAGTTCCTGCTGGGTCCGGATGCGCCTGCCTCGTGCCGCTTCCATCTGGAGGTGGAGCCGCCGGCCGGCTACGCGTTCGAGTCCGGCATGATCCCGGCGGAAACCGCGCCGCTGTCGCCGCCGTCCACGCCGGGCGTGGGGTATCCGGTGCAGACCAACGCCACCGCGCCGACGGCGCCGGTGGGCACCGCAACCCACTACTACCTGGACCTGACGCTGGGCTCGGGCGTGGCCACGCCGGTGCACAACCACATCCCGCTCGACCCGCAGGTCGCACCGGGCCTGGTCATCACCAAGACCGGCGACCGCAAGACGGTGGAAGTGGGCGACAGCCTGGTCTACACCATCACCATCCGCCAGACGGCGGGTGCGTCGATGGGCACGGTCAACGTGGTCGACCGCCTGCCGCACGGGTTCACCTTCATCGACGGCACCGCGCGTGTCGATGGTGCGGGCATCGCCAATCCGCTGGGCAAGCCCGGCCCGACGCTGGTGTTCGATGTCGGTCCGCTCGCCGTCGGCGCGCAGAAGACGCTCAGCTACCGCGTGCGCGTCGGCGTGGGCAGCATGCAGGGCGATGGCATCAACCGTGCGCGTGCCTACGGCTGCTCGATCGACGGCGGCTGCGTGGATCCGACCACGCTGGCGCCGTACCCGAACGGCGGCGTGGTGCCGTCCAATCCGGCCGAGTACCGCGTGATCGTCAGCGGTGGCGTGTTCACCGACGAAGGCTGCGTGCTGGGCAAGATCTTCGTGGACTGCAACGTCAACCACGTGCAGGACCGCGAAGAGATCGGCATCCCCGGCGTACGCATGTACTTCGAGGACGGCACCTGGATGGTCAGCGACTCGGAGGGCAAGTACAGCTATTGCGGCCTGCCGCCGAAGAGCCACACCCTGAAGGTCGATGCGTCGACGCTGCCGGTCGGCTCGCGCCTGACCACCAGCAGCAACCGCAACCTGGGCGATGCGGACAGCCTCTTCATCGACCTGAAGAACGGTGAGCTGCACCGCGCGGACTTCATCGAGGGCAGCTGCTCCAACCCGGTGATGGAACAGGTGAAGGCGCGCCGCACGCAGGGCGAGATCCGCGCGCCGGAGACCGAACGCAACCAGCAACCGCTGCGCTTCGACAGCAAGCCGGCGCGCGCGCCGCAGCAGGCCACCGATTCGGCCAACCAGCAGCCGATCGTCGCGCCGAGGCCGACCGCCACGGATGGGGATGAAGGCAAGGAGGTGCAGCCATGAGCCGCATTCCCTCCCGCCCCTTATCCCTGTCGGAAGCCAAGCCCATGCGTGTCACGCGTCACTCCCATCATCCGCTGGCGCTCGCCCTCGCGCTGGCCATCGTGCCCACGCTGGCGACAGCGCAGACCGTGTCCGGGGACCAGCGCTTCACGCCCGTGCTGGGGCAGGGCACGCCGCTGTTCCCGCAATCCCCGCAGCTGCAGGACACCGCGTCGCAACCGCTGTACGCGCAGCCGGGCAATGTGGACTACCGCGTCAACGCGGGCGTCGACCGCGTGGTGGTCGAGGTCGACCGCGACGGCGTCCCGGCCGACGGCCAGTCGCCGGTGCGCGTGGTGGTGCAGCTGTTCGATGCCGACGGCAAGCCGATGGCGGGCGACGCGTTCGCCACCATCGAGCACACCGGTGGGCGCATCAAGCTGCCGGACGGACGCACCGACGAACTCGGCCCCGGCCGGCTCGATGCCGACAAGGTCACGCCCGGTGTGCAGCTTCCCGTGCGCGACGGCAGGGCCGAATTCGAACTGCTCGCGCCGCACGATCCGCAGGACGTGCTGCTTCGGGTGACGTCGGGCGCGCACAGCGCCGAGGGCGTGGTCGGCTTCGTGCCGGAAATGCGCGAGATGATCGCCACGGGCCTGATCGAAGGCGTGATCAACTTCCGTCGCAACGGTGACGGGCTGATCAACGGGACGCAGCGCGGCGACGGCTTCGAGCGCGAGATCCGTCGCTGGGAAAAGCAGTTCAACAGCGGCAAGGCGAATGGCGCGGCGCGCGCGGCGTTCTTCGCCAAGGGCACCATCAAGGGTGAATACCTGCTCACCGCGGCCTACGATTCCGACAAGGAAGTGCGTGCCCGCCTGCTGCGCGACATCCAGCCGGAAGAGTTCTACCCCGTATACGGCGACGCCTCGCTGCGCGGCTTCGATGCGCGTTCGGCCGAACGCCTGTACGTGCGCGTGGACAAGGGCCGCAGCTACCTGCTGTATGGCGATTTCCAGACCGGCGACAACCTCGCGACGCAGACCGGTGTTGATGCCGGCACCCGCGCAGCGCCGCGCGTGCTGGGCACCTACAACCGCACCGCCACCGGCCTGGGCTGGCACTTCGAGAATGCACGCGTGCGCGGCAATGTCTTCGCCATCGAGGATTCGCTGCGCCAGGTGATCGAGGAACTGCCCGCCTCCGGCAGCGGTCCTTACGGCCTGCGCAACAATGCGGTACTGGAAGGCAGCGAGCGCGTGGAAGTGGTCGTGCGCGACCGCAACCAGCCTTCGCGCATCGTCTCGGTGCGTCCGCTGGGGCGGCTGGTGGACTACAGCTTCGAGCCGTTCTCCGGCCGCATCCTGCTCAACAGCTTCCTGCCGTCGTTCGACAGCGACCTCAACCCGGTTTCGCTGCGGATCACCTACGAACTGGACCAGGGAACCGAGAAGTTCCTGGTGCTGGGCGCGGATGCGCAGCTGCGCGTGGGCGAGAAGGGCGAAATCGGCGGCTCCTACGTCGACGATCGCAACCCCTTCGCCGCCTTCGAGATGGGCAGCGCAAACATCGGCTACCGCCTGGGCGCGAACACGTGGCTGGTGGCCGAAGCCGCGCGCACGCGCAGCGAAGTGAATACCAACTCGGTCAACCAGTACGGCACGCCCGCGCTGCAGGGCCTCAGCGGGCTGGTGGAGGGCAACGCGTGGCGGGTGGAGCTGGGACACGCCAGCGAGGACGTGGACCTGAAGCTGTTCGCCGGCCAGTCCGATCCGGAGTTCAACAATCCCGCTTCGCCGCTGTACGGCGGCCGCGGCGAGTACAGCCTGACCACGCGCTGGCGTCTCAACGACCGGTTCGAGCTGTATGCCGAAGGGCTGCGCAGCGAAGACCGCAATCCCGACGGCGGCGAACGCAACGCCGCGAGTGCGGGCACGCGGGTGAAGCTGACCGACAAGCTGACGCTGGACTTCGGCTACCGCGCAATCCGCGAGACGGTCGGCGCCTATTACACGTGGGCCACCAGCAGCGGCTACGGCAACATCGGCGGACTGTCGGGCGGCTACGCCACGGGGTCGGGCGGTGGTGCGCTCGGCTATGGCCAGCAACCGTTGGATCCGTTGACCGGCCTGCCGATCATCAGCAGCGGCAATCCGAACGACGTGGCCAGCGGCCTGCCGGTGGGCACCGAACTGTCCTCGGACATGCTGCGCATCGGCGTGGGCTATCGCGCCAGCGACCGTTTCAGCCTGGGTGGCGAAGTGGAGCAGGACATCCATGGCGAGGACCGCAACCGTGTGGCGCTCGGTATGGACTACCAGCTGCGCGAACGCAGCCGCGTGTATGGCCGCTACGAAAAACAGACCGGCATCAGCGGCGTGAATGGTCTGACCCAGGATGGCCGCGAGGCGGACACGCTCGCGCTGGGCGTGGATACCAGCTTCATCAAGGATACGCAGCTGTTCTCGGAGTACCGGCTGCGTGATGCCATCGCGGGCCGCGACATCCAGGCCGCGTCGGGCATCCGCAACCGCTGGGACCTGCGCGAGGGCCTGCGCTTGGATACGTCGTTGGAACATACCAACGTGATCTCCGGCAACGTCGGCGATTCGACCGGCATCGGCGTCGCAATGGACTACACGGCCAATCCGATGTGGCGCGGCAGCATGCGCGTGGAGCACCGCATCTCCGACGACGTGGCCGGCACGCCGACCAACGAGGGCTACAACACCACGCTGCTGCAGTTCCTGGCGGCCCGCAAGCTGAGCCGCGACTGGACGCTGCTGGCCCGCAACTACCTGCTGCGCACCGAGTACGACGCGCGCGGCGACGTGCTGCAGGACCGCTTCCAGATCGGCGCGGCGTACCGCGACACGGACACCAATCGCGTCAACGCGCTGGCCCGCTACGAGTACAAGCTGGAGAAGGACGAGAGCGGCATGGACGGTTCGGGCTTCGGTTCGGACACGGGCCAGGACATCCGCACCAGCGCGCACATCGTCTCGGCGCATGCCGACTGGCATCCGTCGCGGCCGTGGTGGCTGACCGGCCGCGTGGCCGCGAAGTGGCAGCAGGACAGCTTCTTCTATGCCGACACCGGGCGCGTCGATGACGATTTCAACGCGGTGCTGGTGTCCGGCCGCGTGGTCTACGACATCACCGAGAACTGGGACATCGGCGTGCTGGGTTCCGCGTTCCGCGGCCAGGACGGCGCCAACCAGTATGCGTTCGGCGTGGAAGTAGGGCGCCTGCTGCGGCAGAACCTCTGGCTGTCGGCGGGCTACAACGCCACCGGCTTCCGCGGCGACGAGGACCTGACCGGTTACGAGTACACGCAGCAGGGCGCGTTCATCCGCCTGCGCTTCAAGTTCGACGAAGACCTTTTCCGTAGAGACGACGTCCGCTACCGCGACCCGGTGCGCTGAGGAAACACGACATGACCATCACCAAGCCCACCCTTCTCGCCGCCGCCGTCCTCGCCACCCTGGCCATCGGCGCCAGCGCGCAGCAGACCGTGCTCACCCCGCAACGCGACCGGATCACCGACGAGGCCATCCACGCCGACCTGTCCGGCTACGAGCACACGCAGGGGCGCATCAAGGCGCTCAACGATGCCGGCCGCCCCGTGCGCGACTACCACCTGTCCAAGGCGCAGTGCTGGCTGGACGTGTCCTTCCACGAATACAGCCGCAACGACCGCAGCGACTTTCCGCAGGCAGCGCTGACCGAATCGGAGAAGCTCATCGTCGGCATGGAGCAGGGCGTGTCGCCGCTGCCGACCGACACCCCGCTGGTGAACGGTGCCGCACGCGTGCGCGAGGATCTGTGGCAACGCCTGCGTGCCATCCACGGCACGCAGGGCTTCAGCTGCGCGCAACAGGCCGTGGCCTGCGGCGAAGTGGAGCTGGTGCACGCGGGCAACGAGTTCAACCAGCAGCAGTGGCGCCACGCCAAGCCTTACATCCAGATCGCCGAGGACTGGGTCGGCGACGCCGAAGCCATGGCGCGCCAGTGCGGCGCCGCGCCCGACGCGCCCGCCGTGGTGCCCGCCGGAACCGCGCTGACCGTCAACGTGCTGTTCGAGTTCGACCGCTCCGGTCGCGACGACATCCGTGTCTATTCGCTGTGGAGCCTGGACCGCGAACTGGCCCGCCTGCCCAAGGAAGGACTGACGCTGACAGGCGTCGAACTGGTCGGCCACGCCGACCGTCTGCAGGGGCGCGGATTCGACTACAACCAGGCGCTCTCCGAACGGCGTGCCCAGACCGTGCAGGCGTTGCTCATGGAGCGCGGCATCGAACCGGCCATGATCGGGTACACCTTCAAGGGTGACGCGGAGCAGGTCCAGCAGTGCGACGGTGTGAAGCCCCAGGCGGCCCTGCGCGAATGCCTGATCCCCAATCGCCGCGTCGAAGTGCGGTTGCTCGTCCAGTCCGCCCGGGTCGACTCACAGTAACGCCTATACTTCACCTGTCTTCGTGGATGGATGGAGTGGAGTGATGGGGAACCTGCGCGTCGTCCGGACGTCCGGAGAGCGGATTCATGAGTGAGGGCGACATCCTCGTCGCCCGCGGGCGCCAGGGTATTCCAGGGTCGCGTCTGGCCCGCCTGTGGCGCGCGCCGATGGCCTGGTGGCGCGATGTTCCCATCGCCGATCCGGTCGACAGGCGCAATGCGCCGATGCTGCAGCTGATCTCGTTGCTGCTGGCGGTGCTGCCTGCGCTCGCGTGGGCGTATCGCGCCTTTGCGGTCGATATCCCGTGGCGGCCGGGCGAGCTGACCAGCATGACGCTGAGCCTGTCGGTGTGTGCCGCTGCCGCCATCAGCTTCGTGCTGATCCGGCATGGGCGCTTCGTGTGGGCCTCGCGGCTCCTGCTGGTCGTGTTCGCCGCTTCGGTGGTGCCCGCCTACCTGACCACCGGGTTCGGTGCGCAACGCTTCGAACAGCCGGTGCTGGTCATCTGGATGGCGATCGCGGGGCTGGTGGTGGGCAGGGGAGCGCTCTGGCTGATGTTCGCGTGCATCGTGGCCGCGTTCTTCCTGGGCATCTCGGTGGATGTATCCCGCAAGGGCGATGCCGCCGCGTTGTACGGCGACGCCGCCTTCAGTGCCGCCATGTTCCTGATGATCGCCATCGTGCTGGACCGCAGTTCGGCCGCGTTGCGCCAGAGCCTGGGCGAAGCCACGGAGCGCGGCAACCAGCTCGCGGCGGCGAACCAGCGCCTGCTGCAGGAGATCAATGAGCGTGAGCTCGCGCAGGAGCAACTCATCCACGCCCGCAAGGTCGAGGCGGTGGGTCGACTGGCGGGAGGCGTGGCGCACGATTTCGGCAACATCATGGCCGTGATCAGCGGTTACGCGCGCAAGGGCCTCAGGGCGGGCCAGGTCGAAGACGGCAGGACATCGTTCGAAGGCATCGAGGCGGCCGCGCGCCGGGCGACGCTGCTGACCCACAAGCTGATGACGTTTGCGCGCCAGGACGACTACGCGGAAGAGACTTTCGATGCCGCCGGCGCTCTGGTGGACATCCAGACCATGCTGCGCCAGTTGCTCAAGCCCGAGGTGGAATTGCGTTTCGCCCTGGGCGATGCCCCGTCACCGATCCGGATGGACAGGGACCGGTTCGAGCTCATGGTCCTCAATATCGCGGCCAACGCGGATCATGCGATGCCCCATGGCGGCGTCTTCTCCATCGGCGTCGCGCAAGGTGGTGACGGTGGCAGCGTGCTGGAGTTCGCCGATACCGGCGCCGGCATGGGGGAAGAGGTGCTGGCGCGTGTCTTCGACCCCTTCTTCACCACCAAGCCGGCGGGCGAGGGCACCGGCCTTGGCCTGTCCGTCATTCGCGATCTGGTGACACGGGCAGGCGGTGCGATAACGGCACAGAGCCAGATGGGCGTCGGGACCACGTTCACGGTCGTGCTTCCGGCCGCACCCGTGTGAGCCGGTGCGCGAGGGCTCGGGTCATCCGGGTCCAAGCGCGACGTACTGCAGGGCCCTAGGTAAAATGCGCCCATGCACACCACCGATCAGAACCGGTTCCGCCTGTCGACGGCGCCCATGATGGACTGGACGGACACGCATTGCCGCGTGTTCCACCGGCTGCTGGCGCCGCAGGCACGGCTGTATACCGAGATGGTGCATGCGCAGGCGGTGATCCATGGCGACCGCGATCGCTTGCTGGGATTCGATGCCGTCGAGCATCCGGTGGCGGTGCAGCTCGGCGGCAGCGAGCCGGCTCACCTGGCGCAGGCGGCGCGCATCGCGCAGGACTGGGGCTACGACGAGGTGAACCT encodes the following:
- a CDS encoding OmpA family protein, which codes for MTITKPTLLAAAVLATLAIGASAQQTVLTPQRDRITDEAIHADLSGYEHTQGRIKALNDAGRPVRDYHLSKAQCWLDVSFHEYSRNDRSDFPQAALTESEKLIVGMEQGVSPLPTDTPLVNGAARVREDLWQRLRAIHGTQGFSCAQQAVACGEVELVHAGNEFNQQQWRHAKPYIQIAEDWVGDAEAMARQCGAAPDAPAVVPAGTALTVNVLFEFDRSGRDDIRVYSLWSLDRELARLPKEGLTLTGVELVGHADRLQGRGFDYNQALSERRAQTVQALLMERGIEPAMIGYTFKGDAEQVQQCDGVKPQAALRECLIPNRRVEVRLLVQSARVDSQ
- a CDS encoding ATP-binding protein, giving the protein MSEGDILVARGRQGIPGSRLARLWRAPMAWWRDVPIADPVDRRNAPMLQLISLLLAVLPALAWAYRAFAVDIPWRPGELTSMTLSLSVCAAAAISFVLIRHGRFVWASRLLLVVFAASVVPAYLTTGFGAQRFEQPVLVIWMAIAGLVVGRGALWLMFACIVAAFFLGISVDVSRKGDAAALYGDAAFSAAMFLMIAIVLDRSSAALRQSLGEATERGNQLAAANQRLLQEINERELAQEQLIHARKVEAVGRLAGGVAHDFGNIMAVISGYARKGLRAGQVEDGRTSFEGIEAAARRATLLTHKLMTFARQDDYAEETFDAAGALVDIQTMLRQLLKPEVELRFALGDAPSPIRMDRDRFELMVLNIAANADHAMPHGGVFSIGVAQGGDGGSVLEFADTGAGMGEEVLARVFDPFFTTKPAGEGTGLGLSVIRDLVTRAGGAITAQSQMGVGTTFTVVLPAAPV